GTTTGTCTTCCAAGTACCCAACAAATGCAACCGTGACCTTTTGTAGTATTCGTCTACGGCAATGCCATTTCCTGCCCCCTTTTCGTCGGAGTTCATCAAACAGTCAGTATCATTTCCCAACGCGTCGTCATCCTTTTCAACaatgggcgatgtaggcACGGTTTCACTGGCCGGCCGTTTGACATCAACGCACGTGTCGACATCTTTGTCTGCAGCAGGTGATCTGTGCGAAATATCGTCTACAGACATCGTGTCGGGGCGTTTTATTGCAGACGTATCTATTGAATTGTTTGGATCCACTCCGCTTATGATGCTTTTCTCACCGTTCTCCTCATTCGCCAACGTTGCGTTCACGTAATTTCCGCCATTCCGAGTGTCGACAGGTATAGGCCCATCATATTGATCCCAATCAGTGTATTTACTTGGTTGCTCGTCTCTAGGCACCTCGGTGTCACTATCGGTATCGCATTTGGCCTTAGTGTTTTCAACGGATGTTTTTTGTCCCACAGGATGCTCTCCGCACTCATCACCCTGCATTGGCCGTTCATCATCGTTGAATCCATCGGCGCATTGATTAGGCGTGTCCTTTAGCTCTTCTGACCGCCATCTTTGCGTCAATGTTATGGTGTCACTCTTAGACCGGAGCGACGCCGGGAGGAATTCGCGCTCGGGAAGTCTCGTATCCTGAATGTGGCACTCAAACACATATGCCGGCGTAACAATTGCGTAGTGGCCGTACTCGCCTCCACGCTCTCTCATGTTCCACCACTTGCTGCACCCTAAAGCCACGCGCTCCACTACGTAGTGCGTTACGTAGTCCGAAAGGTGTATTTCAACATGTCCACCGCGCTGAACTATCAGTTCAATCAATTTCTCATGGGCATGTACAGCCGAAGTTGCAGCGTTTTCGTTCTCCCCCAACCGGATGTAGGGATGCACTACACCATCTATGTAAAAATGACAGCCCTTGAACAGGGGTGATAAGGCACAATCTGGGGAATCGTTTATTTGCCTAGTGTATGCACCGGTGTTTCTAGATACGCCTTCTCTTGTGTTGTTACCAGCGGGAGAATGCCCGGGATCCCGACTATCACAACCGATAACCTCATCGTTGTTCACGACACTACAGTCAACTTGCCCTTCCGACAGTTGGCGTCCTTCGTGCCCAGCCGAATAACATTGACACTCCTCGCCCACATGTTGACACGGCACAGCGTCGATTGCAGGCAATATCTGTTCATCGGCGTTGACTTCGCCTGCATACTTGCGCTGGTAGTGAGCTGCTACACCGCGTCGTCGCCTTTCCATATAGGACGAGAACGACCCGCCTCCACCGAATTTTACCGGGAGCGCCATCCTGCAGTTGCAATAATCAAGGATGGCGCTCCGATGCCACTTGTGGTTACATAAATGCGCAACACGACCGCCGTTTCAGTTTGCGACTTTTGGCAAAAACGTTTTTCGTACGCGTGGAGAGGTCCTTGCTTTGGTTGACGAGCGCCTCCAGGGTTTCCTCGTTCTGAAGCATGTCGGCCAGTGTCTTGTGTACGACGCTTATGGTGTTCTGCAACTTGTCGGCAACGTTGGTGTAGGCGTCAACAGCCTTCGGATCCCGGTATTGGTCGAATAAAACCTTGATTTGCGGTACGTTGAGCTTCACGTCGGTGTTGTATTGCTCGCCTGCATCGGGATATTGAGCGATGAACTCGCAGAACACCAGCTGCAGGAGAGAGAAGGCCACACGCTCCGGGTATCCGCGGCCGCAGACGCATACGGCGCAGACATTCGACTCCCAGCGATGGGCTAATATGTCGAATTTATCTTCATGAACTATCACGTTCTCCCCTGCGCTTATCCGACCGGCGATTTCCCGAGCCGCGAAAACGGCTATGCTTTTAGCCGAGCCACGGGCAAGGAACTGCAGGTCCGAAAGCTTGAAGTGCTGTAGAAGGAACGTCGGGGGGTCGTTGCAACGCAGAATGGCGATGTAGATGACCTTGGCTTCGACCATGTTAAAACGGCGATTTGCGCGTCACCGCGAGGCAGTACTGGAAGGTCGGAGCGTCGTTTGACTTGAGTGTGAAATGTGCACACATCTGGGTTGCCTTTGGCCCAGGTTACACAGAAGTATGAGGCTTGGTCATTACAGCGCGCATGTGTTACGTGACGGAAGCGCAAGATGTCACCATATGCGCGGACGACCACTTGGCACCCGTTACAGTGGTTGCAACCAACTTCGATGCTGTCTTCCAAGCTACAATGGAAAAGTGGAATATAATTTCGTATGTGTTTTATGAAATGGCGTTTTGCTTTTTTGCGTTGAAGTACTCGCTACGTTGCATCGGCAACGGCGCGCCGCCTTGAATCAGGCTGCATAATGTATGCGATCTAGACAGTCACTGAAGCGCCGGATACTTCTAGTCACGTGTTAAAGTATGCCCACCGCGGTATACGGCATGAGGCACACAAATCTCTCCTTAGCTATGACAAGGCACCCAGCAATAATTTTGCCGAGCACTTAGCAGGCTAATACCTTGGCCTTCAACCGATGTATTGGCGCTCCAAGGACTCGTCAGAAAGCACTTCGCGTAGAGCACACGTCAGGTAGCACGATTTGGGT
This genomic stretch from Babesia bigemina genome assembly Bbig001, chromosome : III harbors:
- a CDS encoding SNARE PROTEIN YKT6, putative, encoding MVEAKVIYIAILRCNDPPTFLLQHFKLSDLQFLARGSAKSIAVFAAREIAGRISAGENVIVHEDKFDILAHRWESNVCAVCVCGRGYPERVAFSLLQLVFCEFIAQYPDAGEQYNTDVKLNVPQIKVLFDQYRDPKAVDAYTNVADKLQNTISVVHKTLADMLQNEETLEALVNQSKDLSTRTKNVFAKSRKLKRRSCCAFM